From the Robbsia betulipollinis genome, the window TGGTCGCCAAAGCTCTCGACGCACTCATCGAGTGGGGCGACGAGTTTCAATGCTTGAAAGGGGATAAGGCGCAACGTGCCTCCGTACAGCAGATCATCACGCGGCTGAAATCCAGCAGCCCCATCCCCGAAGTCGACGCATTCACCGCGAGCGTTAACGCCCTGGACTTTCAAGCTGCGTCAAAACACATTAAAGCAGCGATCGACGCCAACGAACCGGCCACGGCGCTCGATCGGGTCCACGTCTTTCTCATGAAGTTCTTGCGTACGCTTTGTGAGAAGCGCGGCATCGAGGTCACCAGGGACAAGCCATTGCACAGTCTGATGGGGGAGTACGTCAAGCACACCAAGGCAGCAGGGCACCTGGAAAGCCAGATGACCGAGCGCATCCTGAAATCTGCCATCGCCAACCTGGAAGCCATGAACACTGTGCGCAATGAGCAGAGCCTTGCGCACGACAATCCCATGCTGAACCACGATGAAGCGGTGCTGATCGTCAGCCACGTCGGTGGCCTGGTGCGGTTCATGAAAAGTTTGGAAGCAAAAATAAAAGCAAGCAAACCATGACAACAACGCAAAAAACAGCAAAGCGGGGCGAGTTCAACGCCAACTGGCCTATCCCCGATGAATACCTTCTAGAACTTGGGCGGATGATTTCAATGTGGGGCACGTTGGAGTCCGGCACGGCCTTCGCCATCTCCAAGCTTGCTGGATACGATTCACCGATGGATCCACGAGGCTTGACGATGGTAGCTCACAGTAACTTCCAACAGCGCGTGGACATCGTAAGTTCGTTATGCGGGCAACTGGCGGATGAGTTTCCCCACCTCAAAGACTACGAAAAGGCCATCAAAATGATCAAGGCGGCGCAAACAGGCCGAAATAAATACGCGCACAACGCTTTAAGCGTCGATGAGGACGGTTTGGTCAAAATCGCATTTATGTCGGCCCGCGGAACCTTCAAGACGAG encodes:
- a CDS encoding abortive infection family protein, producing MSSLTSRDRRLLEPFLDMEGGYVLNFSSPGMEDFFREQIGVNIGDEKYQFKSSSKANRMRAFWVLESDAMVAKALDALIEWGDEFQCLKGDKAQRASVQQIITRLKSSSPIPEVDAFTASVNALDFQAASKHIKAAIDANEPATALDRVHVFLMKFLRTLCEKRGIEVTRDKPLHSLMGEYVKHTKAAGHLESQMTERILKSAIANLEAMNTVRNEQSLAHDNPMLNHDEAVLIVSHVGGLVRFMKSLEAKIKASKP